The Rhodospirillales bacterium genome includes the window CGCTTGCGCTCGGTATCCGTCAATTCGTTGATCGCGACCTTGCGTTCGCTCAATTTGAACCTTTTATCCGACGCAGCCTTGCGCACGATGTCCATGCATCCGGTCAGGTCGCGCGCGATGCCGATGGCCTCCGCGTGCGCCTGCTGGTCGCGCAGGCCGGTGTCGTCGATGGTCAGCTCCTTGAGCGTCAGCACCGCGTCGTCCGGGCTTGCCGCCGCGCCCTGCGCGCGCACGTCGCGCACGTATAAAAGATAATATCCATCCTCGCCGCGCACCGGTTGGCTGACCTGATTGGGCGGCAAACTGCCCAAAGCCTTGTCCAGTGCGGATTCAAGCTGTCCCTCGCGCACCCAGCCGATCATCCCGCCGGCGGCGGCGCTGGCCGACTGGCTGTTTTCGCGCGCGATCATCGGAAACGGCTTGCCCGCGCGAATCTGCTGCACCAATGTCTGCGCCAGTTCCCGTACCTTGGCATCGTCCCCGGACTTGGACACCGGCAGGAATATTTCCGCGGCATAAAATTCGCGCTTGCCCGCCGACGCGGCCATGCGCGCGCGCTCGGCGCTGATTTCCGATTCTCCGACGACGACGCGCGGACGAAGCACTTTCTGAATCACCTTGCCCCAGCCGATCTGCGCGCGGATCTGCCGTTCGATCGAACTCATGCGGATACCCTGACGGCGCAGGATATCCTTGAACTGCGACACGCTGAACTTGTTCGACGCCGCGATCTTGCCCAGCCCGTCCTGCACCTCGTCGTCGGTTACCGTGACGCCCTGCCGCTTGGCTTCCTGCAATTGCACGGTCTCGGCGATCAGCCCTTCCAGAACCTGACCCTGCACACGGTTGATCATCGCCGCGCTGGCCGGCTGGCCGGATGATTTGAGCAGCATCTCCGCCCGGTCGTGTAGATCGGTGGTGGTGATGATATCGGAATTGACCACCGCCGCGATGCCCTCGGCCCGCCCAAACGAAACACCCGCCAGCAGCGCCAAGCACACCAAAACCGTAAATCCGAATCCCTTCATGACACCTTCCAAAATCCGTTACTCGCGAAACCACGCCCGCCCGGGCGAACGGGACGGGCAGAAGCGTCCGACCCGCAACTTTTGCCCGCCGACGATGGCAAAGACAGGGCGCAGACGACCGCCCGCGCCATATCGCCGACATAAACAGGCCAAAACCCCGTAACCCCGAATACCGTTTCGACGTTCTGTTCCATCCGCATCTCTTGACGAAAGCGCCACGAAAGGCGCCAGACGAATGAAAAGCACCGCCACAATGCGATCTGGCCTGTAAAAAATCAAGACCGGCAAAGACGTTACGAAAATGGGAAACGCCATCAAAGGACTACATTTGGGCGGACCATGCGTGCCTGATCAAACGGAACATACGAAGGAATCCATCACCCGCTTGAACCCGGCCT containing:
- a CDS encoding SurA N-terminal domain-containing protein; this encodes MKGFGFTVLVCLALLAGVSFGRAEGIAAVVNSDIITTTDLHDRAEMLLKSSGQPASAAMINRVQGQVLEGLIAETVQLQEAKRQGVTVTDDEVQDGLGKIAASNKFSVSQFKDILRRQGIRMSSIERQIRAQIGWGKVIQKVLRPRVVVGESEISAERARMAASAGKREFYAAEIFLPVSKSGDDAKVRELAQTLVQQIRAGKPFPMIARENSQSASAAAGGMIGWVREGQLESALDKALGSLPPNQVSQPVRGEDGYYLLYVRDVRAQGAAASPDDAVLTLKELTIDDTGLRDQQAHAEAIGIARDLTGCMDIVRKAASDKRFKLSERKVAINELTDTERKRLGNFDIGKAVDPQFGANFAVISMVCSRDDPKGPMADDAALERKIGLERLDLLQKRYLRDLISAAYIERRD